DNA from Amorphoplanes friuliensis DSM 7358:
GCTCGCGCAGCGCCACGGTGACCGCGCTGTACTGCGAGGACTTGAACTCCTCGGCGTTCTGCTCCTCGACCTGCTGCTCGCTGCGGTCCGGCGGGTAGATCAGCTCCCGCGGCACCACAGCCTGCTCGTCACTGAACCAGCCCCGGATCGCCCAGACCAGTTCCACGCTCGGCTGAACCCCTACGGTGGTCAGCCGGAGCTGACCCTGAGAGGTCGAGGTGTCCGCCTTCGTCACCTGAATGACCTCTTTGCCGTTGTCCGAGCCGAGCGTGTTGACGGTCGGTCCGGGCTTCAGCACCACGTACGGCAGGGGGAAGGCCATGACTCCGACTGCCAGCAGTGCGGTGATCAGGGCGCCGAGGATGACCGTGACACCGCGACGTCTCATGCGCGTGACCGTACCAACCGACCCTGAGTTCTCTCTGAGCTGACACCGGCATGGGGCACGAAGGCCGAATACGCGCGTACCGTTGGGGACGTGCCTGATATCCCGTTCGGCTTCAGCCTGCCGGGCGCCCAGCCGCCCGATCCCTCCGACCCGCAGCAGATGCAGCAGTTCATGAACCAGCTGCAGCAGATGTTCGCCGCGCCCGGAAGTGGCCCGGTCAACTGGGATCTGGCCCGCCAGGTGGCGGCCAGCCAGCTCAGCCAGACCGGCGATCCCGCAGTGAACATGTACGAGCACAACGCCGTCTCCGAGGCCCTGCGCCTCGCCGACCTGTGGCTCGACCCGGCGTCCGCCCTGCCTTCCGGCATCCGCGACGCGACAGCCTGGAACCGCAACGAGTGGGTCTACAACACGCTCGAGGTGTGGAAGAAACTGTGCGACCCCATCGCGGGCCGCATGGTCGGCGCCATGGGTGACCTCGTGCCCGAGGAGGCCCGCGCCCAGCTCGGCCCGATGCAGTCGATGGTCGCCACCCTCGGCGGCGCCCTCTTCGGCGGCCAGCTCGGCCAGGCGCTCGGCCAGCTCGCCGCGGAGGTCCTCTCCGCCGGCGACATCGGCCTCCCGCTCGGCCCGGCCGGCACCGCGGCCCTCGTCCCGGCCAACATCAAGGCCTACGGCGACGGCCTGGAGCTGCCCGAGGACCAGGTCAGGCTCTACGTGGCCCTGCGCGAGGCGGCCCACCAGCGCCTCTTCCAGCACGTCCCGTGGCTCCGCGCCCACGTCCTGAACGCGGTCGAGACCTACGCCAACGGCATCACGGTCAACCGCGAGGCGATCGAAGAGGCGATGAGCCGCGTCGACCCCTCCGACCCCGAGTCGATGCAGCAGATGGCCCTCGAGGGCATCTTCACCCCCGAGGACACCCCGCAGCAGAAGGCGTCCCTCGCCCGCCTCGAAACCGCCCTCGCCCTCATCGAAGGCTGGGTCGGCCACGTCGTGGACAGCGCCGCCGGCGACCGCCTCCCGTCCGTGTCAGCCCTCGGCGAGGCGTTCCGGCGCCGTCGCGCGGCGGGCGGCCCGGCCGAGCAGACGTTCGCGGCCCTGGTCGGCCTCGAGCTGCGCCCCCGCCGCCTCCGGGAGGCCGGCGCTCTCTGGGCCGCGGTCACCGAGCACCGCGGCGTCGCCGGCCGCGACGCCCTCTGGGACCACCCGGACCTCCTCCCGACGGACGAGGACTTCGCCGACCCCCAGAAATTCGCCCAGGCGAAGTCGGACTGGGACATCTCCGAACTCGAAAACCTGGGCAAGGAAGAAGACGACAAGTAACTCGGTCAGACGCGCGGCCGGAGATCGGCCGCGCGTTTGCTGTCTCCAAGAGCAAAAACCGCAAGATCCAGGGCCTGTCGTGCCTGGTTGCATGGCACTGATCGTCGCTCCCGCCGAGACCGGGCGCGGGCGGCCAATCGCCTGGCGGCTCATGAGCAGCCACCCGCACCCTGCCGGCTCCGTGCTCCAAGCCCTCGACCCACAAAACCCGCGCCGCGTGGGCCGGGTCAGCCGCCGAGGAGGGTCCGGGTGTTTTCCCAGCCTTCGAGAGCGGGGTCGAGGGTGGCGAGGTCGCCGGGGCCGCGGATGCGTCGCCAGTCGGGCGTCGACTGGACGTCACTGGGGTTGGGCGCCGGTTTGCGCAGCCCCATGGGCGTGGCCGTGTCGAGGTCGGCGTCGGGGAACCAGTCCGGCACCGGCAGACGCGCCGCAACCCCCAGCAGTCCCTCGGCACCACCCGGCGCGACCGCCACGGGCTTGGTGGTCAGGGGCCGCAGCAGCTTGCCGAGGATCATGCCGGGGACGTCGGCAGCGTCCGCCGCGATCACCGCAGCCTGGTCGAAACCGTCACCCGCAGCCGCCTTGAGCACAGGCAGCACCGTCGCCGTCGGCACGTCGTACAGGCGCATGCCCGGCCAGGCGATGGCCTCGGCCAGCGCGCGGTCCTCGGGTCTTGCGGCGATGGCCGGCTCGGCCTCGGCCAGCATCGCCAGCAGGTCGACGACGTCCTCGGCCAGCGCGGCACGCCACTTGGCCAGGTCAACTCCGGGCGGGCTCCACGTCACCGGCGTCAGCAGCGCCACCACAACTCGTCGGGTCACGCCGTAACGCTAGTCGTCGGCCAGGACCAGGCCCGTGGCCGCCGAGATGCCTTCGAGGTAACCGCGGGCCCGTTCGGCTTTGGGGTACCGGTTGACCAGCTGCCAGAACTTCGTGTTGTGGCTGGGCACGACCAGGTGTGTCAGCTCGTGCAGGAGCACGTAGTCGATCACCCAGTCCGGCATCTCCTGGATGCGGTGCGAGATGCGGATCGTGCCGTCATCAGGCGTGCAGGAGCCCCAGCGGCCGTTCTGGTTGGTGACCCAGCGGACACTCGCCGGCACGATCTCGTCGGCGTGGTCGGGTAAGTACCGCGAGATCAGGCGCCGGGCGCGGACGAGCAGTTCGCTGTCCGTACGCCTGATGCGTTCTTCCCGGGCCGCGAGGCGGGCGAGCATCCGCGCCACCCACTCGGTTTCCTCGGCGCGCGAGAACCGGTCGGGAATGAGGACGACAACACGTTCGCCCTCCCGGTACGCGGACACCGTCCGGCGACGGCGCTGGCTGCGCCGCACTTCGACGACAGGCTTGCGCGTCCTCGCCATTACCGGCTCGCGCGGCCCACAGTAGGGTTCACATTGCGACGTTAATGCGTCAGGGCCAGGTCACCGCAAGGGTACGGGAAACGACACGCACCCAAAATGTGAGCTACGTCCCTAGAAATCCGAAAATAATTTCCACGGCCGCACCAGCGCTCCTGGAATAACCCCCGCCGCCGTGTAAACGAGGCGGCCCGAACGTCCCTTTTCTGGCGTTCTGGAGGCCTTCGTCGGCGTGTCAGCACGTATCTGCCCAAAAAGAGGCATTCGGACCGGCACACTCAGGCCGTCGACGACACCGTTGGCGCTGCGCTGACATGGAAATGGCCGGAGCTGGGTAGTGACCGCCCCTGACGGGTGGCCACATTCACGTGGTCGCGGAGCGGTCCAGCGCCGAACACAGATCGCGGCCTGTCGCCGCGAGCAAGGCATAGGGCCGATCCGGCCGACAACATGACGAGGAGGAACCGTGGCCGACACCACGTACAACGGCTACTGCGTGAAGTGCAAGGAGAAGCGAGACTTCCAGGGCACTGTCGAGGTCTCCAAGACCGGCATGAACATGGCCAAGGGCAAGTGCCCGGTCTGCGGCACGACGGTCAACCGGATCCTGGGCAAGGCGAAGGCCTGACCGCGTCCGAGCACGACCGGCGGGGGCGACCACTTCTGGTCGCCCCCGCCGGCTTTTCCCCCACAATCACCCAGCCGTGTCCGTAACCAGTAACCACCTACTGACGTTGAGTGATTAGCCGGTTCTCCAACACCCCTGTGGATAACTTCGGTATTCCTGTGGATAACCCTGCTTCCGAGCGGGGCGTGCCTGTGGACAACCGATCCGCAGCGCTCACGAGTCGTGACACCGTGTCACCCCATGAGCCGTACGCCGCTGCCCCGCCCCACGCTTCTGCCGGGCCTCCCCCGCATCTGGCGCACCCCCCACACGCTGCAACTGGGCCTGGACCCACCCCGTGCCGTCCTGCTCGACCTCCCCGAGCCCAGAGCCGCCGGCCTCCTCGATCTCCTGGACGGCTCCCGCTCGGAACGCCTCGCCCTCGCCGAAGCCGCCACCTTCGGCATGCGCCCCGACGAAGCTCGCACGCTGCTCGACACCCTCCACACCGCCGGCCTGGTCGTCCCGGCCCAGAGCCTGTTCCCACCAGCCATGCCGGAACGCCTCACCGGCGAAGCCGCCGCCCTCGCCTACTCCGCGACCACAACATCCCCGGCCCGCACCCTGCGCCGCCGAGCCTCGGCCCGCGTGGTCGTCACCGGCCGAACCCGCCTCGCCCCCGCCGTGGCGGTCGCCCTGGCCACAGCCGGCATCGGCCACCTCCACCCCGACCTGACCGGCCCGGTCGAAGCCCACGAGCTCCCCGGCAGCCCCCTCACCCCCGCCGACCTGGGCCACCCCCGATCCCAAGCGACTGCATCAGCCCTCCGCCGCGCGGCCCCCACCACCGAGACCCGCCCGGTACGCCGGGGAGCAGCGTCCCTGGTGATCCACCTCGGCGAAGACCACCCCACGGCCCTGTCCGCAATCAGCCACGCCCACCGCCGCCGCCCCCTGCTGACGGCCTCGATCCGCGAGGGCAAGGTCCTGGTCGGCCCCCTGGTTCCCCCATCCACCTCCCCCTGCCTCAACTGCATCACCCTCCACCGCCGCGACCGCGAACCAACCTGGCCGCTCGACGACCCCTGGTCTTCTCCGTCAGGCCCGTTCAAGGCCGGCTCACTGCTTCTCGAGTCAGCCTCGCCGGATGCGGGAGAGGTCGGTTCGGGCATCGGGCCCGGGAGGGCAGGACCGGCAGCCGTCGTCCCACCGGAGCCGTGCGCCACGGCGACCCTGCTCGCGGCAGTGGCCTACATAACAGCCGAGGCACTGACTTTCGTGGACGGCAACACCCCGGAGACCCTCGGCGCGGAAGTCGAGATCAGCAGACCGGGCACGTTCCGCCGCCGCACCTGGTCCCCGCACCCGGCCTGCCCCTGCACCCGCCGCTCGTCGCTGCCCCGCAGACCCTGACGCTGGAGTCAGGCGGGGTGGCAGAAAGCGGACATGGCTGTTAGTGGGGGTGGGGTTCGGGACGGTGATCCATGGGACGATGATCGGACTTTTTGGCACATCGCTGCACGGACAACCTCGTCCCGGGCGGTTGAACGGCGCTGCGTCGGTCACAATGATCTGGTGACCGACATACCGCGTCGTGCGGCGTCCCGCACTGCCAAGCTTGCTGCTCTGCCTCTCGGCTTCGCCGGGCGTACGGTGCTGGGTTTTGGTAAGCGGGTGACCGGCATGGCGTCGGATGTCATCTCGGCCGACATCCAGCAGCGGACCGCCGAGCAGCTCTTCAGCGTCCTGGGGCAGCTCAAGGGCGGGGCGATGAAGTTCGGGCAGGCGCTGTCGGTGTTCGAGGCCGCCATGCCCGAGGAGATGGCCGGGCCGTACAGGCAGGCGCTGACCAAGCTGCAGGAGGCCGCGCCGCCGATGCCGGTGGCGAGTGTGCACAAGGCGCTGGCCGAGCAGCTCGGCGCGGACTGGCGGGAGAAGTTCGCCGAGTTCGACGACAGCCCGGCCGCCGCCGCGAGCATCGGCCAGGTGCACCGCGCGGTGTGGAAGCTCCCGCCGAGCCGCAAGGGCGCCAAGCCCAAGACCATGGACGTCGCGGTCAAGGTCCAATACCCGGGCGCCGGCGAGGCACTGCTGGCCGACCTGAAGCAGCTCGGCCGCCTGGCCGGCATGTTCAAGATCATTCAGCCCGGCATGGACATGAAACCGCTGCTCACCGAGCTACGCGAGCGCATCACCGAAGAGCTCGACTACGCGATGGAGGCGGAAAGCCAGACGGCGTTCGCCGCCGCATACGCGGACGACGCGGAGATCTACGTGCCGCGGGTCCTGGCGTCCGCGCCCCGCGTGCTCGTGACCGAATGGGTCGAGGGCACCCCGCTCGCCAAAATCATCACCGACGGCACCGAGGCCGAACGCGACGAGGCCGGCCGCCTGATGGCAACACTGCACTTCTCAGCGCCGGCCCGGGCCGGACTGCTCCACGCCGACCCGCACCCCGGCAACTTCCGCATCCTCCCCGACGGCCGCCTCGGCGTGATCGACTTCGGCGCCGTGGCCCGCCTGCCCGGCGGCCACCCCGAGCCCATCGGCCGCCTGGTGCGTCTCGCCCTGGACGGCGACGCCCAGGGTGTCGCCGACGGACTCCGCGAGGAAGGCTTCATCAAGCCCGACGACGTGATCGACGCCGAAGCGGTGCTGAGCTTCCTCCGCCCGATGATCGAGCCGGTCGCAGTGGACGAGTTCCGCTTCACCCGCGCCTGGATCCGAGGCGAAGCAACCCGCCTCTCCAACCCCAAATCCCCGGCGTTCCAGCTCAGCCGCAAACTCAACCTCCCCCCGTCGTACCTCCTGATCCACAGGGTGACCCTCGGCTCGATCGGCGTCCTGTGCCAGTTGGAGGCCCAAGCCCCTTACCGCGCCATCCTCCAAAAATGGCTCCCTGGCTTCGCCCCCGTCGCCTGAAGCCAACGTCGAACGCCGCACCACGGCGAAGCCCGCGCCACGCTGAAGCCCGCGCCACGCTGAAGCCCGCGCCACGCTGAAGCCCGCGCCACGCTGAAGCCCGCGCCACGCTGAAGCCCGCGCCACGCTGAAGCCCGCGCCACGCTGAAGCCCGCGCCACGCTGAAGCCCGCGCCACGCTGAAGCCCGCGCCACGCTGAAGCCCGCGTCGCGGTGAAGGCCCTTTCGGTGCCGCGCTTTGCGCGAAAAAGGGAAGGCCGAGTGCAACAAGGGGCGCCTCGTCGAGACGGCCGGCCGCGGTCAGGGCGCGCGTCGTCGCCAAAGCCGTGGTCACGGAGATGAACGCCGGTCTCGAACTCCGCATCCGGCAGCAGCGCGCTGTGCAGCGGTCCAGGCCGCGCAGCGGTCCAGGCCGCGCAGCGGTCCAGGCCGCGCAGCGGTGAAAGGCCACGCGGCGGTGAAAGGCCACGCGGCGCCGCGCTTCGCGCCAGAACGCGAAGGCCGGGTGCAACAGGTCTGCCTCATCGAAACGTTCAACTGCCATCAGGGCGCGCGTCGTCGGGCCCGACCAAGATCATGGAGATGGAACGTTGGTCTCAGACTCCGCGTCCGGTAGCAGCGCGCTGTGCAGCGGTCCAGGCGGCGGGCAGCGGTGAAGGGCCGCGCGGTGCCGCGCTTCGCGCGAGAACGGGCGAAGGCCGAGTGCGATAGAGGCTGCGAAGCTGTCCAGGCCAGGTGCGGTCGAGGCAGCGCAGGGGTCCATCTGGTGCCTTGCCGAGCATCACGCCAGAACGCGAGACCGCATGCAGTCATAGCTTTGCAGCGGTAAGGCTGCGTAGCACAAACGCCGCGTGCGGCAAGCCGCCCGGTCCACCCTCCGGGCGGTCCACGCCCTCCGGGCGGTGAAGGCCGCTCCGAGCGGTGCAGTGCCGCGCTTCCCGCGAGATCGTGAAGACCGCGTGCAGTGAAGCTGGGCAGCAAGAATCGCCGCGTGCGGCGAAGCCGCTCAGCGGTCCAGGCCACGTGCAGCCCAGCCACGTGCAGCCCAGCCACGTGCAGCCCAGCCACGTGCAATCCAGGCCATTCCGGCGGTGCAGTGCCGCGCTTCCCGCGAGATCGTGAAGACCGCGTGCAGTGAAGCTGGGCAGCGATAATCGCCGCGTGCGGCGAAGCCGCGTGCGGCGAAGCCGCGTGCGGTGAGGTCGGGCAGCGTAAGAAGCCGCGTGCGGTGGGGGGGGGGTTGGCGGGCGTAGCCCGGCGAGCGCAACCCGGCAATCACCTGGCAGGGAGCGAAGCGAACGGTCCCCGCGGGAGCGACGATCAGAACCACCGCTCACCGTGGCAAAGAAGCATTTGACCTTCAGAGCCCGGAAGCAGAAGCAAGCAGATCTCCGGGCAATCAAAAAAGGGGCCCGCCCGCGGGAAACGCGGACGGGCCCGATCGGTATTCAGTTGTCAGAGGCGTCCGCCGAGTTCACGGGCGGCCCGGTGACGGGCCTCCATCGCGATCTGGCGGGCGGGTCGGTGTGCCTCAGGGTGGTGGTCGGCCTGAGGCCGACGCATTCGTGCGCGTGAGAGTGCCTCTTGGATGAGTTTCACCTTCGTGGTTCCGTTCGGGTTCATCGACTTGGTTTCCGTCTCTGGTTAAAGGGGTGGTGGTCTCAGGCCGCGAGGCGGACCGAGTTGCGGGTCTCGAGGCCGTTCGCGGCGAGCCGCTCGTCGACCTCGACCTGGAGCTCGGCGTCACGGGCGACGTCGACCTTGCGGGGACGACCGCGGGGACGCTTGCGGGGCACTACAGCGCCACGCTCGAAGATTTCGCCTCCCCAGACGCCCCAGGGCTCGTTCCGCTCGACCGCGCCGGCGAGGCATTCGACGCGCAGCGGGCAGTCCCCGCAGAGCGACTTGGCCAGTTCCAGCTGGGCCGGGGAGTCCGAGAACCAAAGGTCCGGGTCGAACTTCCGACAGGGCAGGTTTGCCTCGATCTCGACGCTCACGTCGAGTGGGGCCAGCGCCAGACTCATAAAGCCCGGTCACCTCTCTCTTCTTCTCGATCTTCTGGATCGCGATACAGGTCGTGCACCGGCCGGTGAGCCGGCAAAAAATTAGGCCGCGGATCCCGGTTACGGGTTCCGCGGCCTCGAGGTGAGCCAGCTGGTCTGTTTAGACCGGCCTTCCTCGAGGCGGAGCACCGCTGCCACCCACCGTCATGCGCTTCTTGGCGGAGATGTCATTGCTGCCCACGAACCCAGTGGTCCCGTTGCTTCCATCGACGTCGACCAGAGTCCTGACCAGCTCGGCCTGGATCTGGACCTGGTGCGCCTGCGCAACGGGAGCCCGCTCAACTGCCAGGAGCGCCACGGGGGCGGATTCCGGCAGCCACGAGACGGACGGAGCGCAAACGGCAGCAAGCAGCGTCGACGGTCGCTCGATCGTGTAGTTGAGCTTCACCGGTGCCACCTCCTCCATTGCTTGCGCTCGAATGTTTCCTGGGCCCTGATGAACATGGTTTTAACCCGTGCTCGTCAAGGTGTGCACTGAGGCTAAGCCCGCCCGCCCAAGGAGGGCAAACGAATTAACGGACTAGTTTTCAAAGTTTTCTGACGCGAGGTCAGCGAGGGTGACGCCACCCACCAGAGCGAAGACCGCGGCGCCGTACTGGCCGAGCTTGCGGGGGCCGATTCCGGCGATGGCGAGCAGTTCCGCCGGGGTGGTCGGGCGGCGTTCCGCGATGGCCACGACGGTGGCGTCGGTGAACACCACATATGCAGGGACTTTCTGCTCGGCCGCGGTGGCCGCGCGCCAGGCCAGGAGACGCTCGTAGAGCTCCTCGTCGAGGTCGGACGGGCAGGTGGGGCAGCGGCCCAGTTTGCGGTCGGCGCCGGCGAGGAGGGTGGCACCGCAGATGCGGCAGGAGACCACCATGTTTCGCCGATTGACGGGTTTCCGACTCGCGTCGCCGGCGCCTGCTTTTTCGAGACCGTTGCGTGTCTGGCCGAGCTGTGGCAGGAACCTGCACGGCCGGCGGGCGCGGCCGCCGGGTGAGCGCGACTGGCCGTAGGACAGCCAGAGCCATTGCCGGGCGCGGGTCACCCCGACGTAGAGGAGGCGGCGTTCTTCCTCGAGCTGCTCGGGGGTTTTTGCGTACGTCGTCGGCAGCGTCCCCTCGGCGAGCCCGACGAGGAACACGGCGTCCCACTCGAGGCCTTTGGCCGAGTGCAGGGACGCCAGCGTCACGCCCTCGACCGTCGGGGCGTGCTGCTGCTCGGCACGCCGCGCCAGCTCCGCGCAGAAACCCGAGAGGGACAGGTCGTGCTGGATCGCGCCGGCCTGGCCGAGGGGCAGCAGGTCGGGGGTGCGGGCGTAGTCCTCGGCGAGGGCGACGAGGGCCGCCAGCGCCTCCCACTGCTCGCGCTGCGCCCCGCCCGCCGGCGGCTGGTCGCGGGCCCAGCCGGTCGCGGACAGCGCCTCGACGACGGCCTGGACCAGCGGGGTCTCCCCCGGTGTCGAGCGGACGGCCGAGCGCAGGGCGACCATCGCCTGGCGGATCTCGGTGCGTTCGAAAAAGCGTTCGGCGCCGCGCACGACGTAGGGCACCTCGAACTCGGCGAGCGCTTTCTCGTACGCCTCGGACTGCGCGTTGGTCCGGAAGAGCACCGCGATCTCGCTGGCCTGGGTGCCGGCGGCGATCAGATCGCGGGAGCGCCGGGCGACGGCGACGGCCTCGGCGGGCTCGTCCGGGAAGATCTTGAGGTCGGGTTCGGCGCCGGGCTCGCGCTGGCCGACCAGCTCGAGACGCAGTTTGGCCTCGGTGCCCCGGGCCTGCTTGATCACGGCGTTGGCCAGACCCACGACCTGGGGTGTCGACCGGTAGTCGCGGACCAGGCGGACGACCACCGCCTCGCGGCGCTGACGGGGGAAATCGACCAGGTACGCCGAGGTCGCCCCGGTGAACGAGTAGATCGTCTGGCTGGCGTCGCCGACCACGGTGAGGTCGTCACGGCCGCCGAGCCAGGCCTCGAGCAGTCGCTGCTGGAGCGGGTTGACGTCCTGGTATTCGTCGACGACGAAGTGCCGGTATTGGGAGCGGACCTGCTCGGCGACGTCCGGGTGCTCCTCGATGCCCCAGACGGCGGCGCGGAGCATGTCCTCGAAGTCGATCACGCCCTGGCGGCGTTTCAGGGACTCGTACGCCCCGAAGACCTCGGCGACCTTCGCGGAGTCGTACGGGGGCTCGCGCAGCGCCTTGGCCGCGGCCACTACGTACTCGCCCGGCTCGATCAGTGACGACTTGGCCCACTCGATCTCGCCGGCCAGGTCGCGGGCGGCGGTGCGGTCGGCGCGGACGCCTGCGTGGTTGGCGGCCAGCGTGACCAGGCGGGCCTTGCTCTCGACGAGCTCCGGCATCGCCCGGCCCTCGAGCAACCGCGGCGCAAAATAGCGGACCTGCCGCAGCGCCGCCGCGTGGAACGTGCGTGCCTGCACCCGGCCCGCCCCGAGCTCCGTGAGCCGGGCCCGCATCTCGGCCGCGGCCCGCGCCGTGAAGGTGACGGCGAGGATGTGCCGGGGGCTGATCTCGCCCTTCAGGGTTCGGTACGCGATGCGATGGGTAATCGCCCGCGTCTTACCCGTGCCTGCCCCGGCCAGGATGCACACTGGTCCGGCCGGAGCGGTCACGGCCCGGCGCTGATCGGGGTCGAGACCGGCGAGCACGCGTTCGGCTGTCACAACCGGGAATCATGGCACCCCGGTCCGACGTTTCACGTGATGGCGTACCGCCATGTGATGTCTCCGAAGGGATTCCGACCGATGTTGACCATGTACTCGACGTCCTGGTGTGGTTACTGCCACCGGCTCAAGTCGCAGCTCGACCGGGAAGGCATCCAGTACGACGTCGTCGACATCGAGCAGGACCCGGCCTCGGCCGACTTCGTGATGAGCGTCAACGGCGGCAACCAGACGGTCCCGACGCTGCGCTTCGACGACGGCTCGGCCCTGACGAACCCGTCGATCGTGCAGGTCAAGGAACATCTGGCTGCGCTGGCCGCCTGATACGTACCGGTGTGACGGCTACGGCTTGTGTTCGTCCACGCCGTAGCCGTTGCACTGCCGGCCACCGTTGATGCAGTGCTCGACCAGCTCCTCGAGCCGGTCCTGGTCCCAGCCGTTCATGAAGTCGTAGTGGAACGAGAAGCTGGGCCCGGAGGAGAACTTCAGCCCCTTGGTGTTGCCGTCCTCGAGCTTGTACGCGACCTTCGACTGCAGCATCGGCACCGCCACCGGGTGGCTCGGGGTGCACCGGCCCTTGACCGGATATGTCAGGTGCGATTTGTGGTCTGGCGTGTCGAGGTTGACGCCGTCCCAGCAACTCGGCGCCTTGTAGCGGATGATCAGCACGTTGCCCTTGGGGCAGGACGCCGGGATCTCCCTGGTGGTGCCGCCCTTGTTGCCGCAGTCCCACTCGCCGCCGAAGCTCGCGGCGTCCGGTGTTTTCATGTCACCCACGAGCACGCGGAAGCCGGCCGGGAACGGCCGCACGGTGCGGTAATCGGTGACCCCGGACTTGTAGTAGAACGTCACGGTCGTGTTCGGCACTGGCACACCGTTCTGCAGCAGCGTCGGGAACCAGTAGGACGCCGTGTCCTTCGGGTCCCGGCAGGAGCTGCCACCCTTCTCGGTCAGCGACTTCGGCGTGGAGAACGCCTCCGGCGCGGTGTTGCCGACGAAGGAGTGCAGGTGCGAGGCCCCGGGCATCCCCGGGAAGACCAGCGGGTCGTCGGCGGCCTGCTTGGTGACACCGCAGTCGGCGTGCATCTCCCGGTAGGGCGCGAACGGCAGCTTCGACGCCGGGACCGGGATCGGCTGCACCGGCTTGTCCAGCCTGATGTACCCCGTCGGGGCGGTCGCGGCAGCGGCCTCACCGCCGCTCGACGAGCGGAGCACCGGCAGCGCGGCGACGGTCACCGCCGTCGCCACCAGGGCACCGAGAGCGAATATGCGGGAACGCCGTGCCATGAATTGCCTCCTTGCACCGGACTGACGAGGGCAAGGTAACGACGCCGGGTCCGGCCCTGGTGGGCCCAAAGACCCATTCCGGGGTACGCCCAGGGCCCAGTCAGCCGCGCCAGCGCACGACGGCCTCGGTGCGGTTGCTGACACCGAGCTTGGCGAAGATGTGGTTGAGGTGGTTCTTCACGGTCTTCTCGGTGAGCCCGAGCCGGTGCGCGATCGAGGCGTTGGACAGGCCGAGGCCGAGCAGGTCCAGCACCTCCTCCTCGCGGGCCGAGATGCCGTGCCGCTGCCGGGCGGAAGCCTGCCGGGCCTCCTGCTCGCGTGCGGCGCGTTCCCGGGCGCCCTGCTCTCGGAAGGCCGTGGCCGCGACCGACGCCGCCACCGGGGACAACCAGGAGCTGCCCGCGGCCACCTCACGGATCGCCCGCAGCAGATCCGGCGGCTCGAACTGCCCCCAGACCAGGTAACCGCGGGCGCCTCCGCGCAGCATCCCGGCGACGATCTCGGCGCCGGTGTCGCTGGTCAGGACCAGGACGCGGGTGTGTTCGGCCAGCGTCGCGATCACGGAGAGCCCGTCGGCGACCGGCATCCGGTAATCGAGCAGCGTCACCGCCGGACGCAGCCGGTGAGCCAGCCGCAGCGCCTCCCGCCCGTCGGCGGCCTCGCCCACCACGCGAATCTCGTCCTGGCCGGCGAGGAAGCCGTGCACAGCGGCGCGGACGACCGGGTTGTCGTCGACCACCAGCAGGTCGATCATCGGCCCAGCGCCGGTACGAAGGTCAGCGGCGCCAGCACGTCAACCGTCGTCCCCTGGCCCGGCGCCGAGCGGACAGTCAGGTGGCCCGACACCGTACGCGCCCGCTCGACCATCCCCAGCACGCCGAAGTGCCCGTCC
Protein-coding regions in this window:
- a CDS encoding DUF5679 domain-containing protein, whose product is MADTTYNGYCVKCKEKRDFQGTVEVSKTGMNMAKGKCPVCGTTVNRILGKAKA
- a CDS encoding ABC1 kinase family protein — its product is MTDIPRRAASRTAKLAALPLGFAGRTVLGFGKRVTGMASDVISADIQQRTAEQLFSVLGQLKGGAMKFGQALSVFEAAMPEEMAGPYRQALTKLQEAAPPMPVASVHKALAEQLGADWREKFAEFDDSPAAAASIGQVHRAVWKLPPSRKGAKPKTMDVAVKVQYPGAGEALLADLKQLGRLAGMFKIIQPGMDMKPLLTELRERITEELDYAMEAESQTAFAAAYADDAEIYVPRVLASAPRVLVTEWVEGTPLAKIITDGTEAERDEAGRLMATLHFSAPARAGLLHADPHPGNFRILPDGRLGVIDFGAVARLPGGHPEPIGRLVRLALDGDAQGVADGLREEGFIKPDDVIDAEAVLSFLRPMIEPVAVDEFRFTRAWIRGEATRLSNPKSPAFQLSRKLNLPPSYLLIHRVTLGSIGVLCQLEAQAPYRAILQKWLPGFAPVA
- a CDS encoding M48 metallopeptidase family protein — its product is MARTRKPVVEVRRSQRRRRTVSAYREGERVVVLIPDRFSRAEETEWVARMLARLAAREERIRRTDSELLVRARRLISRYLPDHADEIVPASVRWVTNQNGRWGSCTPDDGTIRISHRIQEMPDWVIDYVLLHELTHLVVPSHNTKFWQLVNRYPKAERARGYLEGISAATGLVLADD
- a CDS encoding zinc-dependent metalloprotease codes for the protein MPDIPFGFSLPGAQPPDPSDPQQMQQFMNQLQQMFAAPGSGPVNWDLARQVAASQLSQTGDPAVNMYEHNAVSEALRLADLWLDPASALPSGIRDATAWNRNEWVYNTLEVWKKLCDPIAGRMVGAMGDLVPEEARAQLGPMQSMVATLGGALFGGQLGQALGQLAAEVLSAGDIGLPLGPAGTAALVPANIKAYGDGLELPEDQVRLYVALREAAHQRLFQHVPWLRAHVLNAVETYANGITVNREAIEEAMSRVDPSDPESMQQMALEGIFTPEDTPQQKASLARLETALALIEGWVGHVVDSAAGDRLPSVSALGEAFRRRRAAGGPAEQTFAALVGLELRPRRLREAGALWAAVTEHRGVAGRDALWDHPDLLPTDEDFADPQKFAQAKSDWDISELENLGKEEDDK
- a CDS encoding WhiB family transcriptional regulator; the protein is MSLALAPLDVSVEIEANLPCRKFDPDLWFSDSPAQLELAKSLCGDCPLRVECLAGAVERNEPWGVWGGEIFERGAVVPRKRPRGRPRKVDVARDAELQVEVDERLAANGLETRNSVRLAA
- a CDS encoding mycoredoxin gives rise to the protein MLTMYSTSWCGYCHRLKSQLDREGIQYDVVDIEQDPASADFVMSVNGGNQTVPTLRFDDGSALTNPSIVQVKEHLAALAA
- a CDS encoding ATP-dependent DNA helicase UvrD2, whose product is MTAERVLAGLDPDQRRAVTAPAGPVCILAGAGTGKTRAITHRIAYRTLKGEISPRHILAVTFTARAAAEMRARLTELGAGRVQARTFHAAALRQVRYFAPRLLEGRAMPELVESKARLVTLAANHAGVRADRTAARDLAGEIEWAKSSLIEPGEYVVAAAKALREPPYDSAKVAEVFGAYESLKRRQGVIDFEDMLRAAVWGIEEHPDVAEQVRSQYRHFVVDEYQDVNPLQQRLLEAWLGGRDDLTVVGDASQTIYSFTGATSAYLVDFPRQRREAVVVRLVRDYRSTPQVVGLANAVIKQARGTEAKLRLELVGQREPGAEPDLKIFPDEPAEAVAVARRSRDLIAAGTQASEIAVLFRTNAQSEAYEKALAEFEVPYVVRGAERFFERTEIRQAMVALRSAVRSTPGETPLVQAVVEALSATGWARDQPPAGGAQREQWEALAALVALAEDYARTPDLLPLGQAGAIQHDLSLSGFCAELARRAEQQHAPTVEGVTLASLHSAKGLEWDAVFLVGLAEGTLPTTYAKTPEQLEEERRLLYVGVTRARQWLWLSYGQSRSPGGRARRPCRFLPQLGQTRNGLEKAGAGDASRKPVNRRNMVVSCRICGATLLAGADRKLGRCPTCPSDLDEELYERLLAWRAATAAEQKVPAYVVFTDATVVAIAERRPTTPAELLAIAGIGPRKLGQYGAAVFALVGGVTLADLASENFEN